A portion of the Cryptomeria japonica chromosome 5, Sugi_1.0, whole genome shotgun sequence genome contains these proteins:
- the LOC131036502 gene encoding endoglucanase 11 isoform X4 codes for MERMVNCWSWWLWVVVALLCFNVFVCECSGLNYGEALGKCLLFLEAQRSGRLPSGQRVTWRDHSGLTDGLLQGVDLVGGYHDAGDHVKFGLPMAFTVTMLSWSVMEYGNQIAAAGQLGYSMEAIKWGTDYFIKAHSESEVLWGEVGDGDTDHYCWQRPEDMTTSRQAYKVDAANPGSDLAGETAAAMASSSIVFRKSNPAYSNLLLQHAKQLFDFADKYRGKYDKSISIVGKFYSSVSGYGDELLWAASWMYQATGDVYYLKYITDNAESLGGTGWAMTEFSWDVKYAGLQVLAAKVLMQGQGGKYNSTLQKYQAKAEFFLCACLQKNPPGSNVDLTPDYLTSAKKQLMCPSAEIQPSELLRLAQSQVDYILGLNPRATSYLVGFGSTYPVQVHHRGASIISYKENPSFIGCTQGYDTWYNRKETNPNVVVGALVGGPDKNDNFEDERGNYMQTEACTYNVAPLLGVLAKLNGFPSQGNLPVVIQSDRIRYNSPVGARLPPSIPYPNSGVDNFGCPIQFLHTVGESWMRRGRKYYKHKVTVINVSNKPITHLTLSIKNLAGPLFGLQQSKHHDCLYELPPWMKALVPGHAFHFVFLHSGPQPQISFVSYR; via the exons ATGGAGAGAATGGTTAATTGTTGGAGTTGGTGGTTGTGGGTGGTGGTGGCATTGCTCTGTTTTAATGTGTTTGTGTGTGAGTGTTCTGGGCTGAATTATGGGGAGGCCCTGGGCAAGTGCCTTTTGTTTCTGGAAGCCCAGAGATCTGGTAGACTTCCTTCAGGACAGCGTGTTACATGGCGTGACCACTCTGGACTCACTGATGGATTGCTGCAGGGT GTGGATCTAGTAGGTGGCTACCATGATGCCGGTGATCATGTCAAATTTGGTCTTCCAATGGCCTTTACTGTTACAATGCTCTCGTGGAGTGTGATGGAGTATGGCAATCAGATTGCTGCCGCAGGGCAGCTGGGATATTCAATGGAGGCCATCAAATGGGGTACAGACTACTTTATTAAAGCTCATTCGGAGTCCGAAGTTCTGTGGGGAGAG GTTGGAGATGGAGACACAGATCACTACTGCTGGCAAAGGCCAGAAGACATGACAACGTCAAGGCAGGCATACAAGGTCGATGCTGCTAACCCTGGCTCTGACCTAGCAGGTGAAACTGCAGCTGCCATGGCATCCTCTTCAATTGTATTTCGCAAATCAAATCCTGCCTATTCCAATTTGCTCCTCCAACATGCCAAGCAG TTGTTTGATTTTGCTGATAAATACAGAGGCAAATATGATAAAAGTATCAGCATTGTTGGGAAGTTCTATTCTTCAGTAAGCGGCTATGGG GATGAGTTGCTCTGGGCTGCCTCATGGATGTACCAGGCCACTGGAGATGTATATTATCTCAAATATATTACTGATAATGCGGAGTCCTTAGGGGGTACTGGATGGGCAATGACAGAATTCAGCTGGGATGTCAAATATGCAGGCCTGCAAGTCCTTGCAGCCAAG GTCTTGATGCAAGGTCAAGGTGGGAAGTACAATTCTACGCTGCAAAAATATCAAGCCAAGGCTGAGTTCTTCCTCTGTGCTTGTCTCCAGAAAAATCCACCAGGTTCTAATGTTGATCTTACTCCTG ATTACCTAACTTCAGCGAAAAAGCAGCTAATGTGTCCATCTGCAGAAATACAACCATCAGAACTTCTTAGGCTTGCGCAGTCTCAG GTAGACTACATTCTAGGCCTCAACCCAAGGGCTACAAGTTACTTGGTGGGATTTGGCAGTACCTATCCAGTGCAAGTTCACCATCGTGGAGCCTCCATAATATCTTACAAGGAGAACCCATCATTCATAGGTTGCACACAGGGCTATGACACATGGTATAATCGCAAAGAGACCAATCCCAATGTTGTTGTTGGGGCTCTTGTGGGAGGGCCAGACAAGAATGACAATTTTGAAGATGAAAGAGGGAATTACATGCAGACAGAAGCTTGCACCTACAATGTTGCTCCTCTTCTTGGCGTCTTGGCCAAACTGAAtg GCTTCCCATCACAGGGAAATCTTCCTGTTGTGATTCAATCAGACCGGATCAGATACAACAGTCCTGTTGGAGCACGGCTACCACCCTCCATTCCTTATCCAAATTCAG GAGTTGACAACTTTGGGTGCCCGATACAATTCCTGCACACTGTGGGGGAGtcatggatgagaagagggagaaAGTATTACAAGCATAAAGTGACAGTCATCAATGTTTCCAACAAGCCCATAACCCACCTCACTCTTTCCATAAAGAACCTGGCGGGCCCCTTGTTTGGACTACAGCAATCCAAACACCATGATTGCTTGTACGAACTTCCACCATGGATGAAGGCTCTGGTTCCCGGCCATGCTTTCCATTTTGTCTTTCTTCACTCTGGCCCCCAACCTCAGATCTCCTTTGTCAGCTATAGATGA
- the LOC131036502 gene encoding endoglucanase 11 isoform X2, with amino-acid sequence MERMVNCWSWWLWVVVALLCFNVFVCECSGLNYGEALGKCLLFLEAQRSGRLPSGQRVTWRDHSGLTDGLLQGVDLVGGYHDAGDHVKFGLPMAFTVTMLSWSVMEYGNQIAAAGQLGYSMEAIKWGTDYFIKAHSESEVLWGEVGDGDTDHYCWQRPEDMTTSRQAYKVDAANPGSDLAGETAAAMASSSIVFRKSNPAYSNLLLQHAKQLFDFADKYRGKYDKSISIVGKFYSSVSGYGDELLWAASWMYQATGDVYYLKYITDNAESLGGTGWAMTEFSWDVKYAGLQVLAAKVLMQGQGGKYNSTLQKYQAKAEFFLCACLQKNPPGSNVDLTPGGLLYIREWNNMQYVSSASFLLTVYSDYLTSAKKQLMCPSAEIQPSELLRLAQSQVDYILGLNPRATSYLVGFGSTYPVQVHHRGASIISYKENPSFIGCTQGYDTWYNRKETNPNVVVGALVGGPDKNDNFEDERGNYMQTEACTYNVAPLLGVLAKLNGFPSQGNLPVVIQSDRIRYNSPVGARLPPSIPYPNSGVDNFGCPIQFLHTVGESWMRRGRKYYKHKVTVINVSNKPITHLTLSIKNLAGPLFGLQQSKHHDCLYELPPWMKALVPGHAFHFVFLHSGPQPQISFVSYR; translated from the exons ATGGAGAGAATGGTTAATTGTTGGAGTTGGTGGTTGTGGGTGGTGGTGGCATTGCTCTGTTTTAATGTGTTTGTGTGTGAGTGTTCTGGGCTGAATTATGGGGAGGCCCTGGGCAAGTGCCTTTTGTTTCTGGAAGCCCAGAGATCTGGTAGACTTCCTTCAGGACAGCGTGTTACATGGCGTGACCACTCTGGACTCACTGATGGATTGCTGCAGGGT GTGGATCTAGTAGGTGGCTACCATGATGCCGGTGATCATGTCAAATTTGGTCTTCCAATGGCCTTTACTGTTACAATGCTCTCGTGGAGTGTGATGGAGTATGGCAATCAGATTGCTGCCGCAGGGCAGCTGGGATATTCAATGGAGGCCATCAAATGGGGTACAGACTACTTTATTAAAGCTCATTCGGAGTCCGAAGTTCTGTGGGGAGAG GTTGGAGATGGAGACACAGATCACTACTGCTGGCAAAGGCCAGAAGACATGACAACGTCAAGGCAGGCATACAAGGTCGATGCTGCTAACCCTGGCTCTGACCTAGCAGGTGAAACTGCAGCTGCCATGGCATCCTCTTCAATTGTATTTCGCAAATCAAATCCTGCCTATTCCAATTTGCTCCTCCAACATGCCAAGCAG TTGTTTGATTTTGCTGATAAATACAGAGGCAAATATGATAAAAGTATCAGCATTGTTGGGAAGTTCTATTCTTCAGTAAGCGGCTATGGG GATGAGTTGCTCTGGGCTGCCTCATGGATGTACCAGGCCACTGGAGATGTATATTATCTCAAATATATTACTGATAATGCGGAGTCCTTAGGGGGTACTGGATGGGCAATGACAGAATTCAGCTGGGATGTCAAATATGCAGGCCTGCAAGTCCTTGCAGCCAAG GTCTTGATGCAAGGTCAAGGTGGGAAGTACAATTCTACGCTGCAAAAATATCAAGCCAAGGCTGAGTTCTTCCTCTGTGCTTGTCTCCAGAAAAATCCACCAGGTTCTAATGTTGATCTTACTCCTG GGGGTTTGTTATATATTAGGGAATGGAACAATATGCAATATGTCTCTTCAGCATCTTTTCTGTTAACGGTGTACTCAGATTACCTAACTTCAGCGAAAAAGCAGCTAATGTGTCCATCTGCAGAAATACAACCATCAGAACTTCTTAGGCTTGCGCAGTCTCAG GTAGACTACATTCTAGGCCTCAACCCAAGGGCTACAAGTTACTTGGTGGGATTTGGCAGTACCTATCCAGTGCAAGTTCACCATCGTGGAGCCTCCATAATATCTTACAAGGAGAACCCATCATTCATAGGTTGCACACAGGGCTATGACACATGGTATAATCGCAAAGAGACCAATCCCAATGTTGTTGTTGGGGCTCTTGTGGGAGGGCCAGACAAGAATGACAATTTTGAAGATGAAAGAGGGAATTACATGCAGACAGAAGCTTGCACCTACAATGTTGCTCCTCTTCTTGGCGTCTTGGCCAAACTGAAtg GCTTCCCATCACAGGGAAATCTTCCTGTTGTGATTCAATCAGACCGGATCAGATACAACAGTCCTGTTGGAGCACGGCTACCACCCTCCATTCCTTATCCAAATTCAG GAGTTGACAACTTTGGGTGCCCGATACAATTCCTGCACACTGTGGGGGAGtcatggatgagaagagggagaaAGTATTACAAGCATAAAGTGACAGTCATCAATGTTTCCAACAAGCCCATAACCCACCTCACTCTTTCCATAAAGAACCTGGCGGGCCCCTTGTTTGGACTACAGCAATCCAAACACCATGATTGCTTGTACGAACTTCCACCATGGATGAAGGCTCTGGTTCCCGGCCATGCTTTCCATTTTGTCTTTCTTCACTCTGGCCCCCAACCTCAGATCTCCTTTGTCAGCTATAGATGA
- the LOC131036502 gene encoding endoglucanase 11 isoform X3, with amino-acid sequence MERMVNCWSWWLWVVVALLCFNVFVCECSGLNYGEALGKCLLFLEAQRSGRLPSGQRVTWRDHSGLTDGLLQGVDLVGGYHDAGDHVKFGLPMAFTVTMLSWSVMEYGNQIAAAGQLGYSMEAIKWGTDYFIKAHSESEVLWGEVGDGDTDHYCWQRPEDMTTSRQAYKVDAANPGSDLAGETAAAMASSSIVFRKSNPAYSNLLLQHAKQLFDFADKYRGKYDKSISIVGKFYSSVSGYGDELLWAASWMYQATGDVYYLKYITDNAESLGGTGWAMTEFSWDVKYAGLQVLAAKVLMQGQGGKYNSTLQKYQAKAEFFLCACLQKNPPGSNVDLTPGKHHNVDLTPDYLTSAKKQLMCPSAEIQPSELLRLAQSQVDYILGLNPRATSYLVGFGSTYPVQVHHRGASIISYKENPSFIGCTQGYDTWYNRKETNPNVVVGALVGGPDKNDNFEDERGNYMQTEACTYNVAPLLGVLAKLNGFPSQGNLPVVIQSDRIRYNSPVGARLPPSIPYPNSGVDNFGCPIQFLHTVGESWMRRGRKYYKHKVTVINVSNKPITHLTLSIKNLAGPLFGLQQSKHHDCLYELPPWMKALVPGHAFHFVFLHSGPQPQISFVSYR; translated from the exons ATGGAGAGAATGGTTAATTGTTGGAGTTGGTGGTTGTGGGTGGTGGTGGCATTGCTCTGTTTTAATGTGTTTGTGTGTGAGTGTTCTGGGCTGAATTATGGGGAGGCCCTGGGCAAGTGCCTTTTGTTTCTGGAAGCCCAGAGATCTGGTAGACTTCCTTCAGGACAGCGTGTTACATGGCGTGACCACTCTGGACTCACTGATGGATTGCTGCAGGGT GTGGATCTAGTAGGTGGCTACCATGATGCCGGTGATCATGTCAAATTTGGTCTTCCAATGGCCTTTACTGTTACAATGCTCTCGTGGAGTGTGATGGAGTATGGCAATCAGATTGCTGCCGCAGGGCAGCTGGGATATTCAATGGAGGCCATCAAATGGGGTACAGACTACTTTATTAAAGCTCATTCGGAGTCCGAAGTTCTGTGGGGAGAG GTTGGAGATGGAGACACAGATCACTACTGCTGGCAAAGGCCAGAAGACATGACAACGTCAAGGCAGGCATACAAGGTCGATGCTGCTAACCCTGGCTCTGACCTAGCAGGTGAAACTGCAGCTGCCATGGCATCCTCTTCAATTGTATTTCGCAAATCAAATCCTGCCTATTCCAATTTGCTCCTCCAACATGCCAAGCAG TTGTTTGATTTTGCTGATAAATACAGAGGCAAATATGATAAAAGTATCAGCATTGTTGGGAAGTTCTATTCTTCAGTAAGCGGCTATGGG GATGAGTTGCTCTGGGCTGCCTCATGGATGTACCAGGCCACTGGAGATGTATATTATCTCAAATATATTACTGATAATGCGGAGTCCTTAGGGGGTACTGGATGGGCAATGACAGAATTCAGCTGGGATGTCAAATATGCAGGCCTGCAAGTCCTTGCAGCCAAG GTCTTGATGCAAGGTCAAGGTGGGAAGTACAATTCTACGCTGCAAAAATATCAAGCCAAGGCTGAGTTCTTCCTCTGTGCTTGTCTCCAGAAAAATCCACCAGGTTCTAATGTTGATCTTACTCCTGGTAAGCATCATAATGTTGATCTTACTCCTG ATTACCTAACTTCAGCGAAAAAGCAGCTAATGTGTCCATCTGCAGAAATACAACCATCAGAACTTCTTAGGCTTGCGCAGTCTCAG GTAGACTACATTCTAGGCCTCAACCCAAGGGCTACAAGTTACTTGGTGGGATTTGGCAGTACCTATCCAGTGCAAGTTCACCATCGTGGAGCCTCCATAATATCTTACAAGGAGAACCCATCATTCATAGGTTGCACACAGGGCTATGACACATGGTATAATCGCAAAGAGACCAATCCCAATGTTGTTGTTGGGGCTCTTGTGGGAGGGCCAGACAAGAATGACAATTTTGAAGATGAAAGAGGGAATTACATGCAGACAGAAGCTTGCACCTACAATGTTGCTCCTCTTCTTGGCGTCTTGGCCAAACTGAAtg GCTTCCCATCACAGGGAAATCTTCCTGTTGTGATTCAATCAGACCGGATCAGATACAACAGTCCTGTTGGAGCACGGCTACCACCCTCCATTCCTTATCCAAATTCAG GAGTTGACAACTTTGGGTGCCCGATACAATTCCTGCACACTGTGGGGGAGtcatggatgagaagagggagaaAGTATTACAAGCATAAAGTGACAGTCATCAATGTTTCCAACAAGCCCATAACCCACCTCACTCTTTCCATAAAGAACCTGGCGGGCCCCTTGTTTGGACTACAGCAATCCAAACACCATGATTGCTTGTACGAACTTCCACCATGGATGAAGGCTCTGGTTCCCGGCCATGCTTTCCATTTTGTCTTTCTTCACTCTGGCCCCCAACCTCAGATCTCCTTTGTCAGCTATAGATGA
- the LOC131036502 gene encoding endoglucanase 11 isoform X1, with the protein MERMVNCWSWWLWVVVALLCFNVFVCECSGLNYGEALGKCLLFLEAQRSGRLPSGQRVTWRDHSGLTDGLLQGVDLVGGYHDAGDHVKFGLPMAFTVTMLSWSVMEYGNQIAAAGQLGYSMEAIKWGTDYFIKAHSESEVLWGEVGDGDTDHYCWQRPEDMTTSRQAYKVDAANPGSDLAGETAAAMASSSIVFRKSNPAYSNLLLQHAKQLFDFADKYRGKYDKSISIVGKFYSSVSGYGDELLWAASWMYQATGDVYYLKYITDNAESLGGTGWAMTEFSWDVKYAGLQVLAAKVLMQGQGGKYNSTLQKYQAKAEFFLCACLQKNPPGSNVDLTPGKHHNVDLTPGGLLYIREWNNMQYVSSASFLLTVYSDYLTSAKKQLMCPSAEIQPSELLRLAQSQVDYILGLNPRATSYLVGFGSTYPVQVHHRGASIISYKENPSFIGCTQGYDTWYNRKETNPNVVVGALVGGPDKNDNFEDERGNYMQTEACTYNVAPLLGVLAKLNGFPSQGNLPVVIQSDRIRYNSPVGARLPPSIPYPNSGVDNFGCPIQFLHTVGESWMRRGRKYYKHKVTVINVSNKPITHLTLSIKNLAGPLFGLQQSKHHDCLYELPPWMKALVPGHAFHFVFLHSGPQPQISFVSYR; encoded by the exons ATGGAGAGAATGGTTAATTGTTGGAGTTGGTGGTTGTGGGTGGTGGTGGCATTGCTCTGTTTTAATGTGTTTGTGTGTGAGTGTTCTGGGCTGAATTATGGGGAGGCCCTGGGCAAGTGCCTTTTGTTTCTGGAAGCCCAGAGATCTGGTAGACTTCCTTCAGGACAGCGTGTTACATGGCGTGACCACTCTGGACTCACTGATGGATTGCTGCAGGGT GTGGATCTAGTAGGTGGCTACCATGATGCCGGTGATCATGTCAAATTTGGTCTTCCAATGGCCTTTACTGTTACAATGCTCTCGTGGAGTGTGATGGAGTATGGCAATCAGATTGCTGCCGCAGGGCAGCTGGGATATTCAATGGAGGCCATCAAATGGGGTACAGACTACTTTATTAAAGCTCATTCGGAGTCCGAAGTTCTGTGGGGAGAG GTTGGAGATGGAGACACAGATCACTACTGCTGGCAAAGGCCAGAAGACATGACAACGTCAAGGCAGGCATACAAGGTCGATGCTGCTAACCCTGGCTCTGACCTAGCAGGTGAAACTGCAGCTGCCATGGCATCCTCTTCAATTGTATTTCGCAAATCAAATCCTGCCTATTCCAATTTGCTCCTCCAACATGCCAAGCAG TTGTTTGATTTTGCTGATAAATACAGAGGCAAATATGATAAAAGTATCAGCATTGTTGGGAAGTTCTATTCTTCAGTAAGCGGCTATGGG GATGAGTTGCTCTGGGCTGCCTCATGGATGTACCAGGCCACTGGAGATGTATATTATCTCAAATATATTACTGATAATGCGGAGTCCTTAGGGGGTACTGGATGGGCAATGACAGAATTCAGCTGGGATGTCAAATATGCAGGCCTGCAAGTCCTTGCAGCCAAG GTCTTGATGCAAGGTCAAGGTGGGAAGTACAATTCTACGCTGCAAAAATATCAAGCCAAGGCTGAGTTCTTCCTCTGTGCTTGTCTCCAGAAAAATCCACCAGGTTCTAATGTTGATCTTACTCCTGGTAAGCATCATAATGTTGATCTTACTCCTG GGGGTTTGTTATATATTAGGGAATGGAACAATATGCAATATGTCTCTTCAGCATCTTTTCTGTTAACGGTGTACTCAGATTACCTAACTTCAGCGAAAAAGCAGCTAATGTGTCCATCTGCAGAAATACAACCATCAGAACTTCTTAGGCTTGCGCAGTCTCAG GTAGACTACATTCTAGGCCTCAACCCAAGGGCTACAAGTTACTTGGTGGGATTTGGCAGTACCTATCCAGTGCAAGTTCACCATCGTGGAGCCTCCATAATATCTTACAAGGAGAACCCATCATTCATAGGTTGCACACAGGGCTATGACACATGGTATAATCGCAAAGAGACCAATCCCAATGTTGTTGTTGGGGCTCTTGTGGGAGGGCCAGACAAGAATGACAATTTTGAAGATGAAAGAGGGAATTACATGCAGACAGAAGCTTGCACCTACAATGTTGCTCCTCTTCTTGGCGTCTTGGCCAAACTGAAtg GCTTCCCATCACAGGGAAATCTTCCTGTTGTGATTCAATCAGACCGGATCAGATACAACAGTCCTGTTGGAGCACGGCTACCACCCTCCATTCCTTATCCAAATTCAG GAGTTGACAACTTTGGGTGCCCGATACAATTCCTGCACACTGTGGGGGAGtcatggatgagaagagggagaaAGTATTACAAGCATAAAGTGACAGTCATCAATGTTTCCAACAAGCCCATAACCCACCTCACTCTTTCCATAAAGAACCTGGCGGGCCCCTTGTTTGGACTACAGCAATCCAAACACCATGATTGCTTGTACGAACTTCCACCATGGATGAAGGCTCTGGTTCCCGGCCATGCTTTCCATTTTGTCTTTCTTCACTCTGGCCCCCAACCTCAGATCTCCTTTGTCAGCTATAGATGA